CAACCCCAGCAAAACGGCCGACGTAGTATAGCAGCTGGTATCTATGCCAAGAACGGCCTTCATGGCGATTCTTTGGTTTTGGCTAGAGAACCTAGCACGCCATTGATAAAGCGTGCAGAGTCTTTATCTCCATACTTCTTGGCAATCTCTACCGCTTCATTAATGACGATGCCAGGTGTCATTTCCTCTTCGCCAAATAAAAGCTCATATACGGCAATACGGGATATGTTGCGATCCACCGCCGCCATACGTTCTAGTTTCCATTGTGAAGAGGTGTTGCTTAAATGCTGGTCAATTTGCTCGCTATGAGCGCAAATGCCTTCTACTAGCCGTTTGGCATAATCGACAGCATCTGGGGTCACTTCTTGCTCAAACGCCGCTGCTTCCAGCGCCGCCAACGGTTCTAATTCTGTTTGAAAATCCAGTTGATATAAGGCTTGCATAGCCAATTCTCGCGCTAAACGTCGACTCATATATTACTCCTTTGGGATGTTTCCTATCTTCGAT
This genomic window from uncultured Anaeromusa sp. contains:
- the nusB gene encoding transcription antitermination factor NusB — its product is MSRRLARELAMQALYQLDFQTELEPLAALEAAAFEQEVTPDAVDYAKRLVEGICAHSEQIDQHLSNTSSQWKLERMAAVDRNISRIAVYELLFGEEEMTPGIVINEAVEIAKKYGDKDSARFINGVLGSLAKTKESP